From one Chitinivorax tropicus genomic stretch:
- a CDS encoding arsenate reductase ArsC, with the protein MTDKTYHILVLCTGNSARSIMAEALINILGQGRFRAFSAGSHPTGKVNPFAVEQVAVLGYPTDALRSKSWDEFTQPDAPAMDFILTVCDNAAGEVCPVWPGQPVAAHWGFEDPAAVVGSDEYKREAFHTICQQIRRKVEQLMKLQLDELDLPAIKQALQTIGNQPV; encoded by the coding sequence ATGACAGACAAGACCTATCACATCCTGGTGCTGTGTACCGGGAATTCCGCACGCAGCATCATGGCTGAGGCGTTGATCAATATTCTGGGGCAGGGGCGCTTTCGTGCATTCAGCGCTGGCAGCCATCCCACAGGTAAAGTGAATCCTTTTGCCGTTGAGCAGGTTGCGGTATTGGGTTACCCGACCGATGCACTACGCAGTAAAAGCTGGGATGAGTTTACCCAGCCCGACGCCCCGGCCATGGATTTCATCCTCACCGTGTGTGACAACGCTGCGGGTGAAGTCTGCCCGGTTTGGCCAGGCCAGCCAGTGGCGGCGCATTGGGGCTTTGAGGACCCGGCTGCCGTGGTTGGGAGCGACGAGTACAAGCGTGAGGCATTCCACACTATTTGCCAGCAGATCCGACGTAAGGTGGAACAGCTGATGAAACTGCAGTTGGATGAACTCGATCTGCCTGCAATCAAGCAGGCGTTGCAAACCATTGGGAATCAGCCAGTATGA
- a CDS encoding LacI family DNA-binding transcriptional regulator, producing MTENAPTATVHEVAHAAGVSPATVSRILNGSARVSDAKRRAVEQAIAQLNYRPNLLAQSLKSGRAMTIGILTPDVVSPFFTESLRGIEAALVGTGYAPLIVSGHWRPDEESNRVELLIARRVDGIVILSGGLTESQIASYAQRIPIVATGHQLRANRALGITFDQYQGARMAMQHLIEMGHQRIAFIAGLVGHGDAKARLQGYEDALAAAGIAFDPQLVVQGNFLENGGILAVNLLLEAHQQFSAIFAANDHTAYGARLALYRRGIRVPEDVSVIGFDDLPASSYVTPPLTTIRQPVFEAGRVAAQSLLHLIRGESVAVPSLALELIVRESVKCLR from the coding sequence ATGACGGAAAATGCGCCAACAGCAACTGTGCATGAGGTCGCACATGCAGCGGGTGTTTCACCTGCAACGGTTTCCCGTATCCTCAATGGTTCGGCTCGCGTGTCGGATGCCAAGCGACGCGCTGTAGAGCAAGCCATCGCGCAACTGAATTACCGGCCCAATTTGCTGGCACAGAGTCTGAAAAGTGGTCGGGCCATGACCATCGGCATATTGACTCCAGATGTAGTCAGCCCATTTTTCACCGAGTCGTTGCGCGGCATCGAGGCAGCATTGGTTGGCACGGGATATGCCCCGTTGATCGTCAGTGGCCATTGGCGGCCAGATGAAGAGAGTAATCGTGTCGAGCTGCTGATTGCGCGTCGGGTTGATGGAATCGTCATTTTGTCCGGCGGGCTGACGGAATCGCAGATTGCTTCCTACGCACAACGGATCCCCATTGTCGCAACAGGGCATCAGCTGCGAGCGAACCGTGCATTGGGGATCACATTTGATCAATATCAGGGTGCACGTATGGCCATGCAGCATCTGATCGAAATGGGGCATCAACGGATCGCATTCATTGCCGGCTTGGTGGGCCATGGGGACGCCAAAGCTCGCCTGCAGGGCTATGAGGACGCATTGGCGGCAGCGGGCATCGCCTTTGACCCGCAACTGGTCGTGCAAGGTAATTTTCTGGAGAATGGTGGCATCTTGGCGGTGAATCTGCTGTTGGAGGCCCACCAACAGTTTTCGGCCATTTTTGCAGCGAATGACCACACCGCTTATGGCGCACGCCTGGCGCTGTATCGCAGGGGTATCCGGGTGCCAGAGGATGTGTCGGTCATCGGCTTTGATGATTTGCCTGCGTCCAGTTATGTCACGCCACCCTTGACCACGATACGCCAGCCTGTCTTCGAGGCGGGCCGAGTGGCGGCGCAATCCTTATTGCATCTGATCCGTGGCGAATCGGTTGCCGTGCCATCATTGGCTTTGGAGCTGATTGTCCGCGAATCAGTCAAATGCTTGCGCTAG
- a CDS encoding FMN-binding negative transcriptional regulator has product MYSPAHFQENDLSVLVDLIRQFPLATVIRHGATGLEADHIPLLYETNPDTPGKLLGHVARQNPLWEQSAGQELLVVFQGPSTYISPNWYATKPETGKVVPTWNYAVVHAYCTLTALPDSADVLPIVRRLTDHHEATQANPWRVSDAPDEFIAQLANHIVGIELQINRLQGKWKVSQNQPACNRQSVAQSLCAQGSDTQDHMAQLVQAHSQSM; this is encoded by the coding sequence ATGTATAGCCCCGCGCATTTTCAGGAAAATGATCTGTCCGTCTTGGTCGATCTGATCAGGCAATTTCCGCTGGCAACGGTCATCCGCCATGGTGCTACAGGGTTGGAGGCTGATCATATCCCCCTGTTGTATGAAACCAATCCAGACACGCCCGGCAAGCTGCTCGGTCATGTTGCCCGGCAGAACCCCCTCTGGGAGCAGTCCGCAGGCCAGGAGCTGTTGGTGGTGTTTCAAGGTCCATCCACCTACATTTCGCCCAACTGGTATGCCACAAAACCGGAAACCGGCAAAGTGGTGCCGACTTGGAACTATGCTGTCGTGCATGCCTACTGCACACTGACGGCATTGCCAGACTCTGCGGATGTATTGCCTATCGTGCGCCGTTTGACCGACCATCATGAAGCCACACAGGCCAACCCTTGGCGGGTCAGCGATGCCCCTGATGAATTCATTGCGCAACTGGCAAACCATATCGTCGGCATTGAACTGCAGATCAACCGCCTGCAAGGCAAGTGGAAAGTCAGTCAAAATCAGCCTGCATGCAATCGACAATCTGTTGCGCAGAGCTTGTGCGCGCAGGGGTCGGATACACAGGACCACATGGCCCAGTTGGTACAAGCCCACAGCCAATCCATGTAG
- a CDS encoding SDR family NAD(P)-dependent oxidoreductase, whose protein sequence is MIDTVWQQLKVWRRLRFGPVQLHFAFRKTVPVTAGTWRRADRNGDRLRPAHVEFTEVPMSPAPATLGTAVIVGVGPGFGYALANRLAEAGYDLALLSRNANRLSSLCEMLRAQGVKAESYGMDATHEIDVASTFAKVIANQGTPSLVVYSLQEFGPGLALDVTVPAFESAWKHNCLGAFLVSQAAGRAMKAAGKGSIILVGSTSSIIGREGHLNLAIGKFSQRALAQVLSRELWPHGVHVAHVLIDADIDEPDAESSEPIHSDPDDIAQSIVALHHQPRTAWSSEIDLRPWNERFWEHC, encoded by the coding sequence ATGATTGATACAGTCTGGCAACAATTGAAAGTCTGGAGAAGGCTGCGGTTCGGCCCGGTACAGTTACATTTCGCTTTTCGCAAGACAGTTCCCGTCACGGCGGGTACGTGGCGACGCGCTGATCGTAACGGCGATCGATTACGCCCGGCCCATGTCGAATTCACTGAAGTACCAATGTCACCTGCGCCAGCTACGCTGGGTACGGCAGTGATCGTTGGCGTGGGGCCAGGGTTCGGGTATGCACTGGCCAACCGACTGGCCGAGGCAGGATACGACCTGGCCTTGCTGTCCCGTAACGCAAATCGTCTCAGCTCACTTTGTGAAATGTTACGAGCTCAGGGGGTGAAGGCCGAATCATATGGCATGGACGCCACGCATGAAATCGACGTTGCATCCACCTTCGCCAAAGTCATTGCCAACCAGGGTACGCCATCCTTGGTCGTCTATTCGCTACAGGAATTCGGCCCTGGCCTGGCACTTGATGTCACTGTGCCCGCCTTCGAAAGCGCCTGGAAGCATAATTGCCTGGGGGCCTTTCTGGTCAGCCAAGCAGCGGGACGCGCGATGAAAGCCGCCGGCAAAGGCAGCATCATTCTGGTCGGCTCGACTTCATCCATCATCGGACGCGAGGGGCACCTCAACCTGGCTATCGGCAAATTCAGCCAGCGCGCGCTGGCTCAGGTTCTATCAAGGGAGCTATGGCCCCATGGTGTGCATGTGGCCCACGTGCTGATCGACGCAGATATTGACGAGCCCGATGCGGAATCGTCGGAGCCCATCCACTCCGACCCGGATGACATTGCCCAATCCATCGTGGCACTACACCATCAGCCACGTACCGCCTGGTCAAGCGAGATCGATCTGCGACCCTGGAACGAGCGATTCTGGGAACATTGTTGA
- a CDS encoding ArsI/CadI family heavy metal resistance metalloenzyme, with the protein MKRLHVHISVDNLAESIRFYSAMFASQPTVNKPDYAKWMLDDPRVNFAISQRGAAMGLNHLGIQIESADELAEMHQRLQTLQESVVEEAGAACCYAKSDKYWVNDPQGIAWETFHTLDSIPMFGEPQATASQEAACCIPLVQTSSTSACCVPTGQRTTNGSCC; encoded by the coding sequence ATGAAACGCTTGCATGTACATATCTCTGTTGACAATCTGGCTGAGAGTATCCGTTTCTATTCGGCAATGTTTGCGAGTCAGCCGACTGTCAACAAGCCAGACTACGCAAAATGGATGCTCGATGATCCGCGTGTCAATTTTGCCATTTCACAACGTGGCGCAGCCATGGGGCTCAACCATCTGGGGATACAGATTGAGTCGGCAGATGAGCTGGCCGAGATGCACCAGCGATTGCAGACCTTGCAGGAATCAGTGGTCGAAGAGGCAGGCGCTGCTTGCTGCTATGCCAAATCAGACAAGTATTGGGTGAATGATCCACAAGGTATTGCCTGGGAAACTTTCCACACTTTGGACAGCATTCCGATGTTTGGCGAGCCACAGGCGACTGCAAGTCAGGAGGCTGCTTGCTGTATCCCGCTGGTGCAGACCAGCAGCACCTCGGCTTGCTGTGTGCCGACTGGTCAGCGGACTACAAACGGCAGCTGTTGTTGA
- a CDS encoding ATP-binding protein, producing MSDSIKNTAITAAGYVYQNRQGLKVLCDWLDAPARYSRVRFECDDENVAPTGLDDIVIERSDGVIDLFQVKFTPNPDAHLLSWDWMLEKAGKTARSRSMLRKWFDAFKKLDTVRIGEISLITNRRPDAAIEACLDAGGISFAKIPEPRRSEVIAEFGSAADCEEFFSQLRIRHSDKGYVTLEHEVDARLRMHGTPEGIAILKNVALNWATQKNFPAPDGWIMLADVRAILRASPPAPLPEDFVVPKGYEVPDATFHQEFVRDAIGAAGKAIVLTGPPGRGKSTYLSALCDTLVKRDIPTVRHHYFLSTTERGRDRVNSYVVEQSIRAQVKQLGEGVPATVGSLRALLEECASHYKEQGKPLVLILDGLDHVWRTNAEDKQPLDDLFAQVIPCPDNMVLLVGTQPVDDAQLPRDLLAWAPKVEWRTLPAMSGNAVLSYLRKAVQEGRLTTGFEDREQAEEQLQKAASALHARTNGHPLHVIYATAELEYAGRNLSSWDVERLKGDLSKDAKFYYASLWENLLPSLKDTLRLVCAFPFFWPRTAFGEIATEIKTVKPEVGSVEHLLHSSTAGLKVFHESLAVFVRTTANYEDRIKELMPVVANWLERWAPTSLRVNWLWTVQARLGDPKNLIKGLTRDWIMLRLEEGYPESLFDTLLSEALIAALETTEFADAYRLEHLKARMVGGSEFQMQNDDLARLISFTLTLAPEEGVVREAVASRHETDILRVAALGLALRARGDQVLAETCGEEALRRFRGLSRFSDRYGSRTGSDEFEFLVGAFAQLGAIGATPVELARLVAENSPVVWLPRVRMLVEERNLDDLMTVVASLASGENKNIISDACIRAAAKAGVSIAGRDDFDALARTPFVATVEAALTRSSKPLNEPIPVEWLKGDYYERKEDLAALAYHWFFSAVHLGLCMAAEDQTAFEFARAPIYEDRENITDFLNALSAVGAQIAHHWWRGEFVDFHALFALLEPVEFRRFRQSHNWSLAAEDFRRALHRIACDIRLGSILLANCGDVALTEETMEAARQYTWFDGASFRAQYAAGSLTRMADKAAAAFVQSQRSLLDAEVWEETSVRLQTPLQLCAIALAHNLMTEARQLCRQTWELTTGYGHRKDPTLNNSVDAIGYLVDVAAEDARRLLARVAPQIHHVLKYTDGKGTRHVLAEADCLLAKLKPSALVVKYEEHTHAGDWSQAENSLRAYVEQGVKEGWPLDALMRTGLHPEIRDTLLQLVREGSSSAVERLRILEEHGGWDMGLLQRQEHSGSGIESKPYEGDATTFEPEQLDDLLESLSESHSERTRLLRAWYQHWATKGQGKRLLDALDGLLLSEEGRHRDVLLLSDLAFHTRRKLSGVNAAWKYLVRAQILSGGWIGYMESETKTRSRLDLVAENYPQRCDEFVVQTTYGMFDNPVPPRVAPTDVMVYFYARQGRIAEAVRFAETMINCVIEDTRTLPLEQPRWAAELASSSSSGT from the coding sequence ATGTCTGATAGCATCAAAAACACCGCAATCACTGCGGCTGGCTACGTTTACCAAAATCGGCAGGGACTCAAGGTCCTGTGCGATTGGCTCGACGCACCGGCCCGCTACAGCCGGGTGAGGTTCGAGTGCGACGACGAGAACGTAGCGCCAACAGGGCTGGACGACATCGTCATTGAACGAAGTGATGGTGTCATCGACCTTTTCCAGGTCAAGTTTACCCCCAACCCGGACGCGCATCTGCTTTCCTGGGATTGGATGCTCGAGAAGGCTGGCAAGACAGCGCGGTCGAGGTCGATGCTTCGCAAGTGGTTCGACGCCTTCAAAAAGCTTGATACCGTGCGCATTGGCGAGATCTCGCTCATAACAAACCGCCGACCGGATGCCGCCATCGAAGCCTGTCTGGATGCTGGTGGGATTTCCTTCGCCAAGATCCCCGAGCCGAGGCGCTCGGAGGTCATCGCTGAGTTTGGCAGCGCCGCAGACTGCGAAGAGTTTTTCAGCCAGCTACGCATTCGGCACAGCGATAAGGGTTACGTCACACTGGAGCACGAGGTCGATGCGCGACTTCGGATGCATGGCACCCCGGAAGGGATCGCGATCCTAAAAAACGTGGCTCTGAACTGGGCGACGCAGAAGAACTTCCCCGCTCCTGACGGCTGGATCATGCTGGCAGATGTCCGCGCCATCCTGCGGGCGTCACCGCCAGCACCGCTGCCTGAAGACTTCGTTGTCCCCAAGGGGTATGAGGTCCCCGACGCCACGTTCCACCAGGAGTTTGTCCGAGACGCAATCGGTGCTGCCGGGAAGGCGATTGTTCTGACAGGGCCGCCTGGCCGAGGAAAGAGCACTTACCTGAGCGCCTTGTGCGACACACTCGTCAAACGGGATATCCCGACGGTGCGCCATCACTACTTCCTCTCGACGACGGAGCGTGGCCGCGACCGGGTGAACAGCTACGTGGTCGAACAGTCCATTAGGGCTCAGGTTAAGCAGCTTGGCGAGGGTGTCCCGGCTACGGTAGGCAGCCTGCGCGCTCTCCTGGAGGAGTGCGCTTCCCACTACAAGGAGCAGGGCAAGCCGCTCGTGCTCATCCTAGATGGTCTGGATCATGTCTGGCGCACCAATGCGGAGGACAAGCAGCCGCTGGACGACCTATTTGCTCAGGTGATCCCTTGTCCGGACAACATGGTGCTGCTCGTCGGTACGCAACCTGTGGATGATGCACAGTTGCCGAGGGATCTCCTCGCTTGGGCGCCAAAGGTAGAATGGCGTACGTTGCCGGCAATGTCTGGAAACGCAGTTCTTTCCTACCTTCGTAAGGCAGTTCAAGAGGGAAGACTCACGACTGGATTCGAGGACAGGGAACAGGCTGAGGAACAACTTCAAAAAGCAGCATCCGCCCTCCATGCAAGGACCAACGGCCACCCCCTTCACGTTATCTACGCCACCGCAGAGCTGGAATATGCTGGTCGCAATCTGTCCAGTTGGGACGTCGAGCGGCTAAAGGGGGACCTGAGCAAGGATGCCAAGTTCTACTATGCATCGCTTTGGGAGAATCTACTTCCAAGCCTGAAGGACACGTTGCGGCTGGTCTGTGCCTTCCCGTTCTTCTGGCCAAGGACGGCGTTCGGTGAGATTGCCACCGAGATCAAGACTGTAAAACCTGAAGTCGGGAGCGTGGAGCATTTGCTCCATTCGTCTACGGCCGGCCTAAAGGTTTTCCACGAGAGCCTGGCGGTTTTCGTACGCACTACAGCTAACTACGAAGACCGCATCAAGGAGCTGATGCCTGTAGTCGCGAACTGGCTGGAAAGATGGGCTCCCACCTCGCTGCGCGTGAACTGGCTCTGGACGGTTCAAGCGAGGCTGGGCGACCCGAAGAACCTCATCAAAGGACTCACCCGCGACTGGATCATGCTTCGCCTTGAGGAGGGATACCCAGAGTCGCTGTTCGACACACTGCTCTCGGAAGCCCTGATTGCCGCGCTTGAGACCACCGAGTTCGCGGATGCTTATCGCCTGGAGCATCTCAAGGCCCGGATGGTTGGTGGCAGCGAGTTCCAGATGCAGAACGACGACCTGGCTAGACTCATCTCCTTCACATTGACGCTAGCTCCGGAGGAAGGCGTAGTACGTGAGGCCGTTGCCTCCAGACATGAGACGGACATCCTGCGCGTCGCCGCACTTGGGCTGGCCCTACGTGCTCGTGGTGACCAGGTTTTGGCTGAAACGTGTGGTGAAGAGGCGCTTCGTCGGTTCAGGGGCTTGAGCCGGTTCTCCGACAGGTATGGATCGAGAACGGGGTCTGATGAGTTCGAGTTCTTGGTTGGCGCATTCGCGCAACTAGGCGCCATCGGCGCCACTCCTGTGGAACTTGCTAGGCTGGTAGCTGAGAACAGCCCGGTCGTATGGCTGCCTCGAGTCCGGATGTTGGTTGAGGAGCGCAATCTAGACGACTTGATGACGGTTGTTGCCTCGCTTGCAAGCGGGGAGAACAAGAACATCATCAGCGATGCATGCATCCGCGCGGCCGCGAAGGCGGGGGTAAGCATTGCCGGGCGCGATGACTTCGACGCTCTAGCCCGAACTCCCTTCGTTGCTACAGTGGAGGCGGCGCTCACACGTTCCTCCAAGCCGCTCAACGAACCGATCCCGGTGGAGTGGCTGAAGGGCGACTACTACGAACGCAAGGAAGACTTGGCGGCGCTCGCGTACCACTGGTTCTTCAGCGCCGTGCATCTAGGCCTGTGCATGGCTGCGGAGGACCAGACTGCCTTCGAGTTTGCGCGAGCCCCAATCTATGAAGACAGAGAGAACATCACCGACTTCCTCAATGCGCTCTCCGCCGTCGGTGCCCAGATCGCGCATCACTGGTGGCGCGGGGAGTTCGTGGATTTCCATGCGCTTTTTGCGTTGCTCGAGCCAGTCGAGTTCCGACGATTCAGGCAGAGCCATAACTGGAGTTTGGCAGCCGAGGACTTTAGACGGGCGCTACATCGCATCGCTTGTGACATCCGCCTTGGCAGCATCTTGTTGGCCAACTGCGGCGATGTGGCCCTGACCGAAGAAACCATGGAAGCGGCTAGGCAGTACACCTGGTTCGACGGCGCGTCTTTCCGCGCCCAATACGCAGCCGGGTCACTGACCAGAATGGCCGATAAAGCGGCTGCGGCGTTCGTTCAGTCTCAACGTTCATTGCTTGATGCGGAGGTCTGGGAGGAAACCAGCGTGCGCCTTCAGACGCCGCTACAACTCTGCGCGATTGCGCTGGCACACAACTTGATGACAGAAGCTCGTCAGCTCTGCAGGCAGACCTGGGAGCTAACGACAGGCTATGGGCATCGCAAAGATCCGACGCTGAACAACTCGGTCGATGCCATCGGCTACCTGGTGGACGTTGCTGCGGAGGATGCCCGCCGGTTGCTCGCCCGGGTCGCGCCGCAGATCCACCATGTCCTGAAGTACACGGATGGAAAAGGCACGAGGCATGTCCTGGCAGAGGCCGATTGCCTGCTAGCGAAGTTGAAGCCTTCGGCGTTGGTGGTCAAGTATGAGGAGCACACGCACGCGGGCGACTGGTCGCAGGCAGAGAACAGCCTGCGAGCGTACGTGGAGCAGGGGGTGAAGGAAGGGTGGCCCCTGGACGCACTGATGCGCACAGGTCTGCACCCCGAAATACGCGACACCCTTCTGCAACTTGTTCGGGAGGGCAGCTCGAGCGCTGTCGAGCGACTACGCATCCTCGAGGAGCACGGTGGATGGGACATGGGGTTGCTACAGCGTCAAGAGCACTCCGGGAGCGGCATTGAAAGCAAACCCTATGAGGGCGACGCGACGACTTTTGAGCCAGAACAATTAGACGACCTGCTCGAGAGTTTGTCGGAAAGCCACAGCGAGCGAACGCGGCTTCTTCGTGCCTGGTATCAGCACTGGGCCACGAAGGGTCAAGGCAAGAGGTTGCTCGATGCCCTCGACGGACTGCTCCTATCAGAAGAAGGGCGGCATAGGGACGTCCTGCTCCTGTCCGACCTCGCCTTTCATACGAGGCGCAAGCTGAGCGGGGTAAATGCAGCATGGAAGTACCTTGTCCGTGCGCAGATACTGAGCGGCGGGTGGATCGGGTACATGGAGAGCGAGACCAAGACCCGCAGCAGGCTCGATTTGGTGGCTGAAAACTACCCACAGCGATGCGACGAGTTTGTGGTCCAGACGACCTACGGCATGTTCGACAACCCCGTGCCGCCGCGCGTTGCACCCACGGATGTGATGGTCTATTTCTATGCACGACAGGGGCGCATCGCGGAAGCCGTGAGGTTCGCGGAGACCATGATCAACTGCGTCATCGAGGACACCCGTACCCTCCCGCTGGAGCAGCCTCGCTGGGCGGCTGAGTTGGCCTCGTCTTCTTCGTCGGGGACTTGA
- a CDS encoding histidine phosphatase family protein — protein MKTTLCLVRHGETDWNVARRLQGHLDIPLNAIGLQQAAAAACGLISHGFHAIYSSDLLRARQTAQAAAQGLGLSIIEWPALRERHFGLFQGLTAAEAEARFPDAYANYISRQCDYIPPDGGESLAGFASRVHGALMQIVAAHPGQAVLVVTHGGVLHMANRMVTGVPIDEPRDYPIPNAALNWLSYRDGQWRIDHWADQRHLQGALDEI, from the coding sequence ATGAAGACGACGTTGTGCCTGGTTCGCCATGGCGAAACAGATTGGAATGTGGCCCGGCGCCTGCAGGGGCACTTGGATATCCCCCTCAATGCAATTGGTTTGCAGCAGGCTGCTGCGGCTGCCTGTGGATTGATTTCGCATGGCTTCCACGCCATTTACAGTAGTGATCTGCTGCGTGCACGCCAAACAGCGCAAGCGGCGGCTCAGGGATTGGGGTTATCAATTATCGAGTGGCCAGCACTACGTGAGCGCCATTTCGGGTTGTTTCAAGGTTTGACCGCAGCTGAAGCAGAGGCTCGCTTTCCAGATGCTTATGCAAATTATATCTCGCGTCAGTGTGACTACATTCCGCCTGATGGAGGAGAGTCATTGGCGGGGTTCGCATCCCGTGTGCATGGCGCGTTGATGCAGATTGTTGCGGCTCACCCAGGGCAGGCTGTCTTGGTCGTGACGCACGGTGGTGTTCTGCACATGGCGAACCGCATGGTGACCGGTGTGCCGATTGATGAGCCACGAGATTACCCGATTCCCAATGCGGCATTGAATTGGCTGTCCTATCGAGATGGACAGTGGAGAATCGACCATTGGGCCGACCAACGGCATCTGCAGGGTGCATTGGACGAGATTTGA
- a CDS encoding DUF2798 domain-containing protein — MNASNQHTILFGIPKLPARYATVVMPLLLSILMTCIVSLISTFKSIGMSPQFTSKWLGAWGISWLIAFPVLLLVLPVVRKATAALVRPA, encoded by the coding sequence ATGAACGCTTCAAATCAACACACCATCCTGTTTGGCATCCCCAAGTTGCCAGCCCGTTACGCCACCGTGGTCATGCCTTTGTTGTTGTCGATCCTGATGACTTGTATCGTCTCGCTGATCAGCACCTTCAAAAGCATCGGCATGTCTCCACAGTTCACGTCGAAGTGGTTGGGCGCATGGGGTATATCATGGCTCATCGCCTTTCCCGTACTACTACTGGTGTTGCCTGTTGTTCGAAAGGCCACAGCAGCGTTGGTCCGGCCAGCCTGA
- a CDS encoding MIP/aquaporin family protein, producing the protein MTVARRGVAEGLGAALLLATVVGSGIMGERLAGGSVGLALLANTLATGAGLVALILTFGPISGAHFNPVVTLSAAWQGQLRWREAPVYILAQMLGALLGVAAAHLMFGEPLFSLSQHVRTGPAQWWSECVATFGLVAVIIGSSQSRPNITPFAVAAYITAAYWFTASTSFANPAVTVARAFTDTFAGIRPVDVLGFTVAQLVGALVATVLFRWLYRVQIR; encoded by the coding sequence ATGACCGTAGCACGTCGAGGTGTGGCAGAGGGCTTGGGCGCGGCATTGTTACTGGCCACGGTGGTGGGCTCCGGCATCATGGGTGAGCGGCTGGCGGGTGGGAGCGTGGGCTTGGCGTTGCTGGCGAATACATTGGCAACCGGCGCAGGGCTGGTGGCGTTGATCCTTACCTTCGGCCCCATTTCCGGTGCGCATTTCAACCCGGTGGTCACTTTGTCCGCTGCTTGGCAGGGGCAATTGCGCTGGCGAGAAGCGCCTGTCTACATCTTGGCTCAGATGTTGGGCGCGCTGTTGGGTGTGGCGGCTGCACATCTGATGTTCGGAGAGCCTTTGTTCTCATTATCGCAGCATGTGCGGACTGGCCCTGCACAGTGGTGGAGCGAATGCGTAGCCACCTTTGGCCTTGTGGCGGTCATCATCGGTAGTAGTCAGAGTCGGCCCAATATCACACCTTTTGCGGTGGCGGCATATATCACGGCTGCTTATTGGTTCACCGCTTCCACGTCATTCGCCAACCCTGCGGTCACCGTGGCCAGAGCTTTCACCGATACGTTTGCTGGCATCCGTCCGGTAGATGTACTGGGCTTTACGGTGGCGCAGCTGGTGGGTGCGTTGGTGGCAACGGTGCTGTTCCGGTGGCTGTATCGTGTCCAGATCCGCTGA
- a CDS encoding ArsR/SmtB family transcription factor: METKTVIAALAALAQESRLAIFRALVQAGLAGLSAGKIGEITGIAPSSLSFHMKELTHAGMVTSRQEGRFVIYTAHFDAMNALLAFLTENCCGGQSCMPGCSPACANPEERSS; the protein is encoded by the coding sequence ATGGAAACGAAAACTGTCATCGCAGCCTTGGCTGCATTAGCTCAGGAATCCCGTCTGGCGATCTTCCGTGCGCTGGTCCAAGCGGGCTTGGCAGGATTGTCTGCTGGCAAGATTGGTGAGATCACGGGTATTGCGCCTTCCTCACTGTCTTTTCATATGAAAGAGCTGACCCATGCCGGGATGGTGACATCGCGCCAAGAAGGACGGTTTGTCATCTATACCGCGCACTTCGATGCCATGAATGCTTTGCTGGCCTTCCTGACCGAGAACTGCTGTGGGGGCCAATCCTGTATGCCGGGCTGTTCGCCAGCCTGCGCCAACCCTGAAGAGAGGTCATCATGA
- a CDS encoding GNAT family N-acetyltransferase — protein MQIRPYHPADWPALCEVHDPARMLELAASGLADAFLPLEQAGPTEGLFDGTVLVAEWQQQVVGFVGFTDDELTWLYVHPSHQRKGIARGLIRAAVAASVGPLALDVLVGNEAALALYLSEGFHHVATISGKLAGNEQFPASAHVLSNGTPAPLDAA, from the coding sequence ATGCAGATACGCCCATACCATCCTGCCGACTGGCCAGCGCTCTGTGAGGTACACGACCCAGCCCGCATGCTTGAGCTGGCGGCCAGTGGCTTGGCCGATGCTTTTCTACCACTCGAACAGGCCGGGCCGACGGAAGGATTGTTTGACGGTACCGTTCTCGTTGCTGAATGGCAGCAGCAGGTGGTGGGGTTTGTCGGATTCACTGATGATGAGTTGACATGGCTGTACGTCCACCCAAGCCATCAGCGCAAGGGTATCGCACGCGGACTGATACGTGCAGCGGTCGCCGCATCGGTGGGGCCATTGGCTTTGGATGTGCTGGTCGGCAACGAAGCCGCGCTTGCCCTCTACCTCAGCGAAGGCTTCCATCACGTCGCCACCATATCAGGCAAACTGGCCGGTAATGAGCAATTCCCTGCGTCGGCTCATGTCCTTTCAAATGGCACCCCAGCCCCCCTTGATGCGGCATAG